A part of Acidimicrobiales bacterium genomic DNA contains:
- a CDS encoding thioredoxin domain-containing protein yields the protein MNRLAHETSPYLRQHRDNPVDWYPWGQEAFDRARTDDRPILLSVGYSACHWCHVMAHESFEDPDTAAVMNELFVNVKVDREERPDVDAIYMEAVQAMAGRGGWPMTVFLAPDGRPFFGGTYFPRVRRGSMPSFVELLRAVAEAWRERRSELLEQADRLTEAIGRVAGLAAGDELPGVDTLDTALSHLADQFDPEWGGFGRAPKFPQAMALELALRSPGHRSDDRTRTVVTTSLDAMASGGIYDHLGGGFARYSTDAFWMVPHFEKMLYDQALLARVYLHAWQVTGEERYRQVATETIEYVLRDLRHPAGGFFSAEDADSEGEEGRFYVWRQEEMEDVLGPDAPGAIEWYGVTRSGNFEGANILHRPLRGDLVRPPAIEAARQQLLEARGRRVRPGLDDKVLTEWNGLMLATLAEAAAALGRADWLEAAVANAEFLLAHLRRPTDGRWLRSWQGDDGGRARHLAFAADHAALVDAFTRVAEATGEARWIEAARDAADRLLALFLDDAEGGVFTTGSDAEALVTRPKDVLDNATPSANSLAALALLRLAALTGEPAYRERAEAILRLLGPLAAEHPTAFAHLLAAVHLHVSGATEIAIVGDRPDLVRAVAARYVPNAVVAWGEPYRSPLWEGRRAGLAYVCRDFACRAPVDAVDDLLAQLDA from the coding sequence GTGAATCGCCTCGCCCACGAGACCAGCCCCTACCTCCGCCAGCACCGGGACAACCCGGTCGACTGGTACCCGTGGGGGCAGGAGGCCTTCGACCGGGCTCGGACCGACGACCGGCCGATCCTCCTCTCGGTGGGCTACTCCGCATGCCACTGGTGCCACGTCATGGCCCACGAGTCGTTCGAGGACCCGGACACGGCGGCTGTCATGAACGAGCTCTTCGTGAACGTGAAGGTCGACCGCGAGGAGCGCCCGGACGTCGATGCCATCTACATGGAGGCGGTGCAGGCCATGGCCGGGCGCGGCGGCTGGCCCATGACGGTCTTCCTCGCGCCCGACGGTCGGCCCTTCTTCGGCGGCACCTACTTCCCCAGGGTGCGACGCGGCAGCATGCCGTCGTTCGTGGAGCTCCTCCGGGCGGTCGCCGAGGCGTGGCGCGAGCGGCGCAGCGAGCTGCTGGAGCAGGCCGACCGCCTCACGGAAGCGATCGGGCGCGTCGCCGGGCTCGCGGCCGGTGACGAGCTGCCCGGCGTCGACACCCTCGACACCGCCCTCTCCCACCTGGCCGACCAGTTCGACCCCGAGTGGGGCGGCTTCGGCCGCGCCCCGAAGTTCCCACAGGCCATGGCCCTCGAGCTGGCCCTGCGCTCGCCCGGCCACCGCAGCGACGACCGCACCCGAACGGTGGTGACGACGTCACTCGACGCCATGGCCTCGGGCGGCATCTACGACCACCTGGGCGGCGGGTTCGCCCGCTACTCGACCGACGCCTTCTGGATGGTGCCCCACTTCGAGAAGATGCTCTACGACCAGGCGCTGCTCGCCCGCGTCTACCTGCACGCCTGGCAGGTGACGGGCGAGGAGCGCTACCGCCAGGTGGCCACCGAGACCATCGAGTACGTGCTCCGCGATCTGCGCCACCCCGCCGGCGGCTTCTTCTCGGCGGAGGACGCCGACTCCGAGGGAGAGGAGGGCCGGTTCTACGTCTGGCGGCAGGAGGAGATGGAGGACGTCCTGGGGCCCGACGCGCCGGGGGCGATCGAGTGGTACGGGGTCACGCGGTCCGGCAACTTCGAGGGGGCGAACATCCTGCACCGGCCGTTGCGCGGTGACCTGGTCCGACCGCCGGCCATCGAGGCGGCCCGCCAGCAGCTCCTCGAGGCGAGGGGCCGGAGGGTCCGGCCCGGACTGGACGACAAGGTGCTCACCGAGTGGAACGGGCTCATGCTCGCGACCCTCGCCGAGGCCGCCGCGGCGCTGGGGCGCGCCGACTGGCTCGAGGCGGCCGTGGCCAACGCGGAGTTCCTGCTCGCCCACCTGCGCCGACCCACCGACGGCCGCTGGCTCCGCTCGTGGCAGGGCGACGACGGGGGCCGGGCCCGCCACCTGGCGTTCGCCGCCGACCACGCCGCCCTGGTCGACGCCTTCACCCGCGTGGCCGAGGCCACGGGTGAGGCCCGCTGGATCGAGGCGGCCCGCGACGCCGCCGACCGCCTGCTGGCGCTGTTCCTGGACGACGCCGAGGGCGGCGTGTTCACCACCGGCTCCGACGCCGAGGCCCTCGTGACCCGCCCGAAGGACGTGCTCGACAACGCCACGCCGTCCGCGAACAGCCTGGCCGCGCTGGCGCTCCTGCGCCTGGCGGCGCTCACCGGCGAGCCCGCCTACCGGGAGCGGGCCGAGGCGATCCTGCGCCTCCTCGGCCCGCTGGCCGCCGAGCACCCCACGGCCTTCGCCCACCTGCTGGCGGCCGTCCACCTGCACGTGTCCGGCGCGACGGAGATCGCGATCGTGGGCGATCGGCCGGATCTGGTGCGGGCCGTCGCCGCTCGCTACGTGCCCAACGCGGTGGTGGCGTGGGGCGAGCCCTACCGGTCGCCGCTGTGGGAGGGCCGGCGCGCCGGTCTGGCGTACGTGTGTCGCGACTTCGCGTGCCGGGCGCCGGTCGACGCGGTGGACGACCTTCTCGCCCAGCTCGACGCGTGA
- a CDS encoding alpha/beta hydrolase: protein MTDATHRTVETNGIRMHAAEQGDGPLVLLCHGFPELWYSWRHQLPALAAAGYHAVAPDLRGYGRTDAPDPVDAYTILHLVGDLVGLLDACDERTAVVVGHDWGAPLAWTAAMLRPDRFRAVVGMSVPWTPRSPMRPTDLMRAVYPDSFFYILYFQEPGVAEAELDPAAGSVQRGFLYTASGDVPPERLHTGSRPPDDGLLPGLVQPDTLPGWLTEDDLAVYTAEFERTGFRGGLNWYRNLDRNWELTAPWADARIHQPALFIGGTRDGVLLMMPGAVEALVDTVPGLRDSVLLEGCGHWTQQERPAEVNEALLAFLAGLPRDATRGWA, encoded by the coding sequence ATGACCGATGCCACGCACCGCACGGTGGAGACCAACGGCATCCGCATGCACGCGGCCGAGCAGGGCGACGGGCCCCTCGTGCTGCTGTGCCACGGGTTCCCCGAGCTCTGGTACTCGTGGCGGCACCAGCTCCCGGCGCTGGCCGCGGCCGGCTACCACGCGGTGGCTCCCGACCTGCGGGGCTACGGGCGCACCGACGCCCCCGACCCTGTCGACGCTTACACGATCCTGCACCTCGTGGGCGACCTGGTCGGCCTGCTCGACGCCTGCGATGAGCGCACGGCGGTGGTGGTGGGCCACGACTGGGGGGCCCCGCTGGCGTGGACGGCCGCCATGCTCCGCCCCGACCGGTTCCGCGCCGTCGTCGGCATGAGCGTGCCGTGGACACCCCGCTCGCCGATGCGACCCACCGACCTCATGCGCGCCGTCTACCCGGACTCGTTCTTCTACATCCTCTACTTCCAGGAGCCGGGGGTCGCCGAGGCCGAGCTCGACCCTGCCGCCGGCTCGGTGCAGCGAGGCTTCCTCTACACCGCCTCGGGCGACGTTCCCCCCGAGCGGCTCCACACCGGGTCCCGCCCACCCGACGACGGGCTGCTCCCGGGGCTCGTGCAGCCCGACACCCTGCCCGGCTGGCTCACCGAGGACGACCTCGCCGTCTACACCGCCGAGTTCGAGCGAACCGGCTTCCGAGGCGGCCTGAACTGGTACCGCAACCTCGACCGCAACTGGGAGCTCACCGCGCCCTGGGCCGACGCTCGCATCCACCAGCCCGCGCTGTTCATCGGGGGCACCCGCGACGGGGTCCTGCTCATGATGCCCGGCGCGGTCGAGGCCCTGGTCGACACCGTGCCCGGCCTGCGGGACTCGGTGCTGCTGGAGGGTTGCGGGCACTGGACCCAGCAGGAACGGCCGGCGGAGGTGAACGAGGCGCTGCTGGCGTTCCTGGCCGGGCTGCCGCGCGACGCCACCCGTGGCTGGGCCTGA
- a CDS encoding SDR family oxidoreductase: MELRLDGKVALVTGASKGIGQAIAASFSAAGAKVMLSSRKLDALERAAATMAGETATFVANAGDPEAAAGAVAATIERFGALDVLVNNAATNPYLGPTIGVDLARYDKTFQVNLRGPLAWTQEAWSQRMREHGGVVLNISSVGGLRVEHGLGVYNLTKAALVHLTRQLAMELAPGVRVNAIAPGLVKTDFARALWEPDEERIAGAFPLRRLGTPDDIANVALFLASDASSWITGETIVVDGGAGVRPTTG; the protein is encoded by the coding sequence ATGGAGCTGCGACTCGACGGGAAGGTCGCGCTGGTCACCGGCGCGTCGAAGGGGATCGGGCAGGCCATCGCGGCCTCGTTCTCGGCGGCGGGCGCGAAGGTGATGCTCTCGTCGAGGAAGCTCGACGCGCTCGAACGTGCTGCCGCGACGATGGCCGGCGAGACGGCCACGTTCGTGGCCAACGCCGGCGATCCCGAGGCTGCGGCCGGGGCGGTGGCGGCCACGATCGAGCGCTTCGGTGCGCTCGACGTGCTCGTGAACAACGCCGCCACCAACCCGTACCTCGGGCCCACCATCGGCGTCGACCTGGCCCGGTACGACAAGACCTTCCAGGTCAACCTGCGCGGCCCCCTCGCGTGGACGCAGGAGGCGTGGTCGCAGCGGATGCGCGAGCACGGTGGGGTCGTGCTCAACATCTCCTCCGTCGGTGGGTTGCGGGTGGAGCACGGCCTCGGCGTCTACAACCTCACCAAGGCGGCCCTGGTGCACCTCACCCGCCAGCTCGCCATGGAGCTGGCACCCGGCGTGCGGGTCAACGCCATCGCCCCCGGCCTCGTCAAGACCGACTTCGCCCGGGCGCTCTGGGAGCCCGACGAGGAGCGCATCGCCGGCGCGTTCCCGCTGCGGCGGCTCGGCACGCCGGACGACATCGCCAACGTGGCCCTGTTCCTGGCCAGCGACGCCTCGTCGTGGATCACCGGTGAGACGATCGTCGTCGACGGCGGAGCCGGGGTGCGCCCCACCACCGGGTAG
- a CDS encoding MFS transporter, producing MARARFGASYWKLWAASGVSNVGDGVVATAFPLLAASLSRDPMLVGGVAMAASLPWLLFALVSGAVVDRLDRRTVLWATNLSRAAVIGGLGLAVWADVSTLPLVYAAAFVLGVGETLADSAAQTLLPSVVRPERLEAANGRLFAVEEVANVFVGPPLGGALFAVVAAAPFFADAASFLIAALLVLTVRGRFRPERQTRATAGFRGEIREGVRWLWDHRLLRTLALMLGTINLVVFAGMAVFVLYAQDVLGVTDVGYGFVLASAAVGSVIGSLLTTRITAALGPGRAILTVIGVLALTQLAIGLTSSTAVVVAAMAASGMCAVIWNVITVSLRQTIVPDRLLGRVNSVYRFLGWGSLPVGALVGGALATLFGIRAPFLAGSGVLLVMILLVWPVISTRTIERAKRRAARAAHDDPDPDPVEAGRPEAAAPTTPGEAPDHVISLVDPPPPLRSGEPARPS from the coding sequence GTGGCACGGGCCCGCTTCGGCGCCTCTTACTGGAAGCTGTGGGCCGCCAGCGGCGTGTCGAACGTGGGCGACGGCGTCGTCGCCACCGCGTTCCCGCTGCTGGCGGCGTCGCTGTCGCGCGACCCGATGCTGGTGGGCGGGGTGGCCATGGCGGCGTCGCTCCCGTGGCTGCTGTTCGCCCTGGTCAGCGGTGCCGTGGTCGACCGGCTCGATCGGCGCACGGTGCTCTGGGCGACCAACCTGAGTCGGGCCGCCGTGATCGGCGGCCTCGGCCTGGCCGTGTGGGCCGACGTGAGCACCCTCCCGCTGGTCTACGCCGCCGCGTTCGTGCTCGGCGTGGGCGAGACGCTGGCGGACAGCGCCGCCCAGACGCTGCTCCCCTCGGTGGTGCGGCCCGAGCGGCTCGAGGCCGCCAACGGGCGCCTGTTCGCCGTCGAGGAGGTGGCCAACGTGTTCGTCGGCCCTCCGCTCGGAGGCGCCCTCTTCGCCGTGGTCGCGGCCGCTCCGTTCTTCGCCGACGCGGCGTCCTTCCTGATCGCGGCGCTGCTCGTGCTCACGGTCCGCGGCCGCTTCCGCCCCGAGCGCCAGACCCGCGCCACGGCCGGCTTCCGGGGCGAGATCCGCGAGGGGGTCCGGTGGCTGTGGGACCACCGGCTGCTCCGCACCCTGGCGCTGATGCTGGGGACGATCAACCTGGTGGTGTTCGCCGGCATGGCCGTGTTCGTGCTCTACGCCCAGGACGTGCTGGGCGTGACCGACGTCGGATACGGCTTCGTCCTCGCCTCGGCCGCGGTGGGCAGCGTGATCGGCAGCCTGCTGACCACCAGGATCACGGCCGCGCTCGGCCCCGGCCGCGCCATCCTCACCGTGATCGGCGTCCTGGCCCTCACCCAGCTCGCGATCGGCCTCACCTCGTCCACCGCGGTGGTCGTGGCCGCCATGGCGGCATCGGGGATGTGCGCGGTGATCTGGAACGTGATCACGGTGTCGCTGCGCCAGACGATCGTGCCCGATCGGCTGCTCGGCCGGGTGAACAGCGTCTACCGCTTCCTCGGCTGGGGAAGCCTGCCGGTGGGCGCCCTGGTCGGCGGGGCATTGGCGACCCTGTTCGGGATCCGCGCCCCCTTCCTGGCCGGATCGGGCGTGCTGCTCGTCATGATCCTGCTGGTCTGGCCGGTGATCAGCACCCGCACCATCGAGCGGGCCAAGCGCCGTGCGGCGCGAGCCGCCCACGACGACCCCGACCCCGACCCCGTCGAGGCCGGCCGACCGGAGGCCGCAGCGCCCACCACCCCGGGCGAGGCGCCGGACCACGTGATCTCGCTGGTGGACCCGCCGCCACCGCTGCGATCGGGTGAGCCCGCTCGGCCCTCCTGA
- a CDS encoding SDR family oxidoreductase, with protein sequence MACARRRARGVQTVGRLEGKVAVITGGASGIGREIARRFVAEGARVTLGDLDVRLLGEAARELGPACTTLEANVTVEDDVERLVAAAIDAFGRLDVGVNCAGLSTFGPIAELSEGDWNLTVDVCLTGVFLSVKHEARRLLAQGEGGSIINIASLNAVQPAEGMSAYCASKAGIDMLTRCAALELGPHGIRVNAIGPGLIDTPLTQFQRDLPGIRAGYLENIPLGRVGTTQDVASAALFLASEESSWVTGDLLLVDGGARTKRYPEMFRLIAEGLADLEQQDLGT encoded by the coding sequence ATAGCGTGCGCGCGTCGACGAGCACGGGGGGTGCAGACGGTGGGCCGACTCGAGGGCAAGGTCGCCGTGATCACGGGTGGCGCGTCGGGGATCGGTCGCGAGATCGCCAGGCGCTTCGTGGCCGAAGGGGCACGCGTGACGCTCGGCGACCTCGACGTCCGGCTCCTCGGTGAGGCGGCCCGCGAGCTGGGCCCGGCCTGCACGACCCTGGAGGCCAACGTCACCGTCGAGGACGACGTCGAGCGGTTGGTGGCGGCCGCGATCGACGCCTTCGGCCGCCTCGACGTGGGCGTCAACTGCGCCGGGCTCTCCACCTTCGGCCCGATCGCCGAGCTGAGCGAGGGAGACTGGAACCTCACCGTCGACGTCTGCCTCACGGGCGTGTTCCTGTCGGTCAAGCACGAGGCCCGGCGCCTCCTGGCCCAGGGCGAGGGCGGCTCGATCATCAACATCGCCTCGCTGAACGCGGTGCAGCCGGCCGAGGGGATGTCGGCGTACTGCGCGTCCAAAGCGGGCATCGACATGCTCACGCGCTGCGCTGCGCTGGAGCTGGGCCCCCACGGCATCCGCGTGAACGCCATCGGGCCGGGCCTGATCGACACCCCCCTCACGCAGTTCCAGCGCGATCTCCCCGGGATCCGCGCCGGGTACCTCGAGAACATCCCGCTCGGCCGGGTCGGCACGACCCAGGACGTGGCCTCGGCCGCGCTGTTCCTCGCCTCGGAGGAGTCATCGTGGGTGACGGGCGACCTCCTGCTCGTCGACGGAGGCGCCCGCACCAAGCGCTATCCCGAGATGTTCCGGCTCATCGCCGAGGGCCTCGCCGACCTGGAGCAGCAGGATCTGGGCACCTAG
- a CDS encoding AMP-binding protein, giving the protein MPQLVALALPGGPAFVAALQDVWDAGDAAFPLDLRLPPAERERVLAAVRPSVVVDEHGERHRRSGGGAVEPGDALVVATSGSTGEPKGVVLTHDAVASSARATSARLAVDPSRDHWLACLPLAHVGGLSVVTRALLTGTPVTVLPGFEPGAVEEAARRGATLVSLVATALRRADTSAYRVVVVGGAAPPAPLPANAVATYGMTETGSGVVYDGEPLPGVDVRIRAGHIHLRGPMLLRCYRDGTDPRDAAGWLPTGDEGELGSDGRLVVHGRRGELIVTGGEKVWPAPVEAVVEALAGVAEAAVAPRPDPEWGQRVVVFVVPADPARLPTLAEVRAAVKERLAPYAAPRELVLVERLPRTTLGKVRRSQLPGVVAPGR; this is encoded by the coding sequence ATGCCCCAGCTCGTGGCGCTCGCCCTGCCCGGCGGACCGGCGTTCGTCGCCGCCCTGCAGGACGTCTGGGACGCCGGCGACGCCGCCTTCCCCCTCGACCTCCGCCTCCCGCCGGCCGAGCGCGAGCGGGTCCTGGCGGCGGTTCGACCCTCGGTGGTCGTCGACGAGCACGGCGAGCGCCACCGTCGGTCGGGGGGCGGCGCCGTCGAACCCGGCGACGCCCTGGTGGTGGCCACCAGCGGCAGCACCGGCGAGCCCAAGGGAGTGGTCCTCACCCACGACGCGGTCGCCTCGTCGGCCCGAGCCACATCGGCGAGGCTCGCGGTCGACCCGTCGCGCGACCACTGGCTGGCCTGCCTGCCGCTCGCGCACGTCGGCGGGCTCTCCGTGGTGACCCGCGCCCTGCTCACGGGCACGCCGGTGACGGTGCTCCCCGGCTTCGAGCCCGGCGCGGTCGAGGAGGCGGCCCGCCGTGGAGCCACCCTCGTGTCACTGGTGGCGACCGCGCTGCGACGAGCCGACACGTCGGCGTACCGCGTGGTGGTGGTGGGGGGCGCCGCGCCGCCCGCGCCCCTCCCGGCGAACGCGGTCGCCACCTACGGCATGACCGAGACCGGCAGCGGGGTCGTCTACGACGGGGAGCCCCTGCCCGGTGTCGACGTGCGGATCCGGGCCGGCCACATCCACCTGCGGGGCCCCATGCTGCTGCGCTGCTACCGCGACGGCACCGACCCCAGGGACGCGGCGGGCTGGCTTCCCACCGGCGACGAGGGCGAACTGGGCTCCGACGGCCGGCTCGTCGTCCACGGCCGCCGGGGCGAGCTGATCGTGACCGGAGGCGAGAAGGTGTGGCCCGCGCCGGTCGAGGCCGTGGTCGAGGCGCTCGCCGGGGTGGCCGAGGCCGCGGTGGCCCCCCGACCCGACCCCGAGTGGGGGCAGCGCGTGGTGGTGTTCGTCGTGCCCGCCGACCCGGCGCGCCTCCCCACCCTCGCCGAGGTGCGGGCCGCGGTGAAGGAGCGGCTGGCACCCTACGCGGCGCCGAGGGAGCTCGTGCTCGTCGAACGGCTGCCGCGCACGACCCTGGGCAAGGTGCGGCGCAGCCAGCTGCCCGGGGTGGTGGCCCCCGGCCGATAG
- a CDS encoding 1,4-dihydroxy-2-naphthoate polyprenyltransferase, protein MRVTVATGFARPGRCEHPGRPHGPLDVPPRRAVNRWVAGCRPRTLPAAVVPVAVGTACARGVADVIAWRAGAALVVALALQVATNYANDYSDGVRGTDEGRVGPVRLVASGLASPAAVKRAALAAFGVAALAGLALAAAVGWELLVVGALAIAAGWLYTGGPRPYGYAGLGEAFVFVFFGLVATAGSAYVQVERLTGLAVYASVPVGLLATALLVVNNLRDIPTDARSGKRTLAVRLGDQRTRVLYVALLVLPFVLVPFFALFLRPLAALAFVAVPLAQRPVVRVLGGARGPQLVPVLAATGRVQLVFGLALALGVWLSA, encoded by the coding sequence ATGAGGGTCACCGTAGCGACGGGATTCGCCCGGCCGGGCCGGTGCGAGCATCCTGGGAGACCACATGGCCCCCTGGACGTCCCCCCGCGCCGCGCCGTGAACCGCTGGGTGGCCGGGTGCCGTCCCCGCACGCTCCCCGCCGCCGTCGTGCCGGTGGCCGTCGGCACGGCCTGCGCCCGCGGCGTGGCCGACGTGATCGCCTGGCGGGCCGGCGCCGCGCTGGTCGTGGCCCTCGCCCTGCAGGTCGCCACCAACTACGCCAACGACTACAGCGACGGCGTGCGGGGCACCGACGAGGGCCGGGTGGGGCCGGTGCGCCTGGTCGCGTCGGGCCTGGCCTCGCCGGCGGCCGTGAAGCGGGCCGCGCTGGCCGCCTTCGGGGTCGCGGCCCTGGCCGGGCTGGCTCTGGCGGCCGCCGTGGGGTGGGAGCTGCTCGTCGTCGGCGCGCTGGCCATCGCCGCCGGTTGGCTCTACACGGGCGGCCCCCGACCGTACGGCTACGCGGGCCTGGGCGAGGCCTTCGTGTTCGTGTTCTTCGGCCTGGTCGCCACCGCGGGCTCGGCCTACGTGCAGGTCGAGCGCCTCACCGGGCTGGCCGTCTACGCGTCGGTGCCGGTGGGCCTGCTCGCCACCGCGCTGCTGGTGGTGAACAACCTCCGCGACATCCCGACCGACGCCCGGTCGGGGAAGCGCACCCTGGCCGTGCGGCTCGGCGACCAGCGCACCCGGGTCCTGTACGTCGCCCTGCTCGTGCTCCCGTTCGTGCTGGTGCCGTTCTTCGCCCTGTTCCTGCGGCCCCTGGCGGCGCTGGCGTTCGTCGCCGTGCCGCTGGCCCAGCGGCCGGTGGTGCGGGTGCTGGGGGGCGCCCGGGGCCCGCAGCTGGTGCCCGTGCTGGCGGCCACCGGCCGGGTGCAGCTGGTGTTCGGGCTCGCCCTGGCCCTGGGCGTGTGGCTGTCGGCGTGA
- a CDS encoding alkaline phosphatase family protein: protein MAQTSAETARRQALDVLLDPDLEPIVELVVERRDGGYEAHAVDGHARFRCTPQGAGWGFEVESVEGRNPLADQATDRFAGLEAERSNLHPHRTGNAYPHAYEQVAQLFDAPHAPDLCVLHTAAHNWADQGGHLGEHGSMGAIQARAPFVIAGAGVRPLGRVPRSARLVDVTATVAVLLGARPGPGTGLNGAERPDAVLARQDGDPLTDLLDGDRPRHVVGFLLDGCNPNVLYAMADRGEAPSIARLMALGTTFEHGAVSSLPTVTLANHTSIITGLHPGHHGILHNAWWDRDRREQVVTNSPTTWATAMSLLAPGTDSLHLAARRAEPGAFTASVNEPADHGADFSTFDLLRRGVRSDFPRSPDDLPHATERFVRPFKDYAWYSRVDHNAVQQAAGLWRGSYLDVAYPRPRFLWVNFTLTDTAFHEGGPHSEIAEASIRDTDGRIGDILDVMDAEGTFGDTAFFLVADHGMELTDPGVTGDWDVALRRAGVPFRDEGYGFIYLNP, encoded by the coding sequence ATGGCCCAGACCTCTGCCGAGACCGCCCGCCGCCAGGCCCTCGACGTGCTCCTCGACCCCGATCTCGAGCCCATCGTCGAGCTGGTCGTCGAGCGGCGAGACGGCGGCTACGAGGCCCACGCCGTCGACGGGCACGCCCGGTTCCGCTGCACGCCGCAGGGTGCCGGTTGGGGCTTCGAGGTCGAGTCGGTCGAGGGCCGCAACCCGCTGGCCGACCAGGCCACCGACCGCTTCGCCGGCCTCGAGGCCGAGCGCTCCAACCTGCACCCCCATCGCACCGGCAACGCCTACCCGCATGCCTACGAGCAGGTCGCCCAGCTGTTCGACGCACCGCACGCCCCCGACCTGTGCGTGCTGCACACCGCCGCCCACAACTGGGCCGACCAGGGCGGGCACCTGGGCGAGCACGGCTCGATGGGGGCGATCCAGGCCCGGGCGCCGTTCGTGATCGCCGGGGCCGGCGTGCGCCCGCTCGGCCGGGTGCCCCGCTCGGCCCGGTTGGTCGACGTGACGGCGACGGTCGCGGTGCTGCTCGGGGCCCGCCCGGGGCCGGGCACCGGCCTCAACGGCGCCGAGCGCCCCGACGCCGTGCTGGCCCGCCAGGACGGCGATCCGCTCACCGACCTGCTCGACGGTGATCGCCCGCGTCACGTCGTGGGCTTCCTGCTCGACGGCTGCAACCCCAACGTGCTGTACGCCATGGCCGACCGGGGCGAGGCGCCGAGCATCGCCCGCCTGATGGCCCTCGGCACCACCTTCGAGCACGGCGCGGTCTCGTCGTTGCCCACCGTGACCCTGGCGAACCACACGTCGATCATCACCGGCCTCCACCCCGGCCACCACGGCATCCTCCACAACGCGTGGTGGGATCGGGACCGCCGTGAGCAGGTCGTCACCAACTCGCCGACCACCTGGGCGACCGCGATGAGCCTGCTCGCGCCGGGCACCGACTCGCTGCACCTGGCGGCCAGGCGGGCCGAGCCCGGTGCCTTCACCGCCTCGGTGAACGAGCCGGCCGACCACGGCGCCGACTTCTCCACCTTCGACCTGCTCCGGCGCGGCGTGCGCAGCGACTTCCCCCGCTCTCCCGACGACCTGCCCCACGCGACCGAGCGGTTCGTGCGGCCCTTCAAGGACTACGCCTGGTACAGCCGGGTCGACCACAACGCGGTGCAGCAGGCCGCAGGGCTGTGGCGGGGCTCCTACCTCGACGTCGCCTACCCGCGACCCCGGTTCCTGTGGGTCAACTTCACGCTCACCGACACCGCCTTCCACGAGGGCGGCCCGCACTCGGAGATCGCCGAGGCGTCCATCCGCGACACCGACGGGCGCATCGGCGACATCCTCGATGTGATGGACGCCGAGGGCACCTTCGGCGACACCGCGTTCTTCCTCGTCGCCGACCACGGCATGGAGCTCACCGACCCCGGTGTCACCGGGGACTGGGACGTGGCGCTGCGCCGGGCGGGCGTGCCGTTCCGCGACGAGGGCTACGGGTTCATCTACCTCAACCCGTAG
- a CDS encoding alpha/beta fold hydrolase has translation MDLHSERSGTGPRLVLAHGFTQNRRCWGALADELTTDHEVIRVDLPGHGRSGVTAADLPTTAALLGEAGGPATYLGYSLGGRVALHLALARPDLVRGLVLIGATAGIDDPAERAARRRADAALADELERTGLDAFLQRWLAGPLFETLPPDAAFVEARRESSAEGLASSLRLAGAGRQEPLWERLASLRMPVLVLAGALDDRFCALGRRLASAIGTNATFAAVPGAGHAAHLERPAEVLALVRPWLRMTERGPTG, from the coding sequence GTGGACCTGCACTCCGAGCGATCAGGCACGGGCCCGAGGCTGGTCCTCGCCCATGGCTTCACCCAGAACCGGCGCTGCTGGGGAGCGCTCGCCGACGAGCTGACCACCGACCACGAGGTGATCCGCGTCGACCTCCCCGGCCACGGCCGGTCGGGCGTGACGGCGGCCGACCTCCCCACCACCGCCGCGCTCCTGGGCGAGGCGGGTGGACCCGCGACGTACCTCGGCTACTCGCTCGGCGGCCGGGTGGCCCTGCACCTCGCCCTGGCCCGACCCGACCTGGTCCGGGGGCTGGTGCTGATCGGCGCCACCGCCGGCATCGACGATCCGGCCGAGCGGGCCGCCCGCCGGCGGGCCGACGCGGCCCTGGCCGACGAGCTGGAGCGGACCGGGCTCGACGCCTTCCTCCAGCGGTGGCTCGCGGGCCCGCTCTTCGAGACCCTGCCTCCGGACGCCGCCTTCGTCGAGGCCCGCCGCGAGAGCTCGGCCGAGGGGCTGGCCTCGAGCCTCCGGCTGGCCGGCGCCGGCCGCCAGGAACCCCTCTGGGAGCGCCTCGCGAGCCTGCGGATGCCGGTGCTGGTGCTCGCCGGCGCGCTCGACGACCGCTTCTGCGCCCTCGGCCGGCGGCTGGCCTCGGCCATCGGCACCAACGCCACGTTCGCAGCCGTGCCCGGGGCCGGGCATGCCGCGCACCTCGAGCGGCCGGCCGAGGTCCTGGCCCTCGTGCGGCCCTGGCTCCGGATGACGGAGCGAGGCCCTACGGGTTGA